The genomic stretch TAAAACCTGATGCTGACATACTGGTAATAACCCCGATTTGTCCACATACCTTGGGAGCGAGGAGTATTATTGTCTCATCTGGTGATTCTGTCAGAATTCAGATTAATGAGAATAAGCAGCCCAATGAAGAAGGTGCAGTTGCTGTACTGGATGGCAGACCAGCGGGAGAGTTGAAGGCAGGAAGTAGCATTCATATAACAAAAGCCCATGAGAAAACAAGAATGGTAAAGATTAATCACGTAGAATTTTTTGAAGTTCTGAGAAAAAAAATCGGACAAGGCGGAGAAAAGGGATGAAAGTTGGCAGACAGAGCAAAATTATTGAGCTCATTAGTAAAAATGATATAGAAACACAAGAAGATTTAGCGGATCTGTTAACTCAGGCTGGCTATAACGTGACCCAGGCAACCATTTCACGTGACATCAGGGAGTTAAAGCTGACAAAAGTTGCTGTAGATGACGGAAGACAGAAATATATTGTATTGAATAACACAGAAACCGGAATGAGCGAAAAATATGTAAGAGTTTTAAGAGAAGGTTTTCTTTCCATGGATATGGCTCAGAATATAATCGTGATCAAGACGGTATCAGGAATGGCTATGGCGGTAGCAGCAGCTCTGGACGCGCTTCATATTCAGGGAATAATGGGATGTATCGCAGGTGATGATACTTTAATGTGTATTATTAAGACTACGGAAGAAACAATCGGGGTTATGGAGAAGCTAAATAAACTAATTAATTCGAAATCCTTGTAAATGAAAAACATCCATGGTAAAATAAATACAATTCAGTAACCTTGTCAGTCCGTAAAAGGGATTCATTTTTTACGGTCTTTTTTGGACTGACGGTATAAAAAAGGAGAAATACGTATGTCAGGACATTCCAAGTTTGCGAATATCAAGCATAAAAAAGAAAAAAATGATGCTGTTAAAGGTAAGATTTTTACGAAGTTAGGAAGAGAAATAGCAGTAGCAGTAAAAGAAGGCGGAGCAGATCCCAACTCAAACAACAAATTAAAAGATATTATTGCTAAAGCAAAATCCAATAATATGCCCAATGATACCATTGACAGAAGTATAAAGAAAGCAGCAGGAGATGCTAATTCCGTTAATTATGAATTCGTTACTTATGAAGGCTACGGTCCTAACGGAACGGCTATCATCGTTGAAGCTCTTACGGATAATAAGAACCGTACCGCTTCTAACGTAAGAAATGCATTTACAAAAGGAAATGGTAATGTTGGAACTCCTGGCTGTGTATCTTTTATGTTTGATAGAAGAGGACAGATTATTATTGATAAAGAAGAGTATGACAAAGAAGCAGATGATTTGATGATGCTGGCTCTTGATGCTGGTGCTTCAGATTTTAATGAAGAAGAAGACAGCTATGAGATTCTTTCAGACGAAGACAGCTTCAGTGCAGTAAGAGAAGCTCTTGAAAATGCCGGCATTCCTATGGCACAGGCAGAAGTAACTATGATTCCTCAGACCTGGGTTGAGCTTACCGATGATCAGGATATTAAAATGATGAATCGTACCCTTGATTTATTAGATGAAGATGACGATGTTCAGGAAGTTTATCATAACTGGGATGAGTAAATCTGGATAGTAAAACAAGATTAATAATAACCTCCGTATATCATCAATGATGATATTACAGGAGGTTTTTTTGCTTGGAGATTTAATAGTTCAGACTAATATTCTTTTCTCAATGAGCAGACCTGAATCGATTGAAGGATATTAGGATGGGAATACGGTTTGTAACTTTATAATCATAAATACTTAAAATTATCTCCTGTCTCCCCTGCTGCTGTGTTATGGTTTAAGCTTGTCGGATGCAAAAGACTGTTGAATTAATTTGAATTAATTTGTCGCATAAGATATAATTAATAATAAATGAAAAGATGAACCTTATATAAGGTGAAATTTTATCCCCTTTCCGGGTATAAATAACAGGGGTATTTTTTATAGTAGGAAGAGGCTATAAAATTCAGCTTATATATAACCCAAAAATATTATTATCACAGAGAGGACTTATGGAAAAATTATTTGAAAATCGTTACACAATGTCTAAGGACCGTTATATCAGCTGGGCTAAAAATCCAGTAAAGAAAAATAAGCTTAACTTGATATGGTATGTTCTGACTATTTTTATTGCCATAACGATGATTCAAGCAATCATCAGCGGAGATTATTTGATAATCCCCTTCTACCTGGTATTGATTGTCTATTGTATTTATCGTAGTGTATTCCAGACCAGAATGTTATTTATAAAGCAATATAAAGCCAATGCTGCCACACAAGGGAAAAGTGAATGGGAACGTATTATCAGAATGTCTGAGAGCATTAAGGTAGAAGATGGGAATATAAAAGCTCAGTACCAGTGGGAACAGGTGAAGGAATATTATGAGAGTAAGAATGATTTCATTATAGTTTTTAAGAACGGTTCTGGAATCAGGCTGGATGTGGAGGGATTCACACAGGGAACCTACAATGAGTTCCTGGTTTTTATTGATAGTAAATGCAAGTAAAATCTGTTTGAGTTATTTCGGATATAGGAATATATAACCATGCTCGTGAGCATGAATGACACAGGAATGACAAAAGATACCATTAAATTTAAATCAAATACAACTAAATGGAAGGTTGCATTTAACCGATATATTGTAAAAGAAAGTAGAATGGAGCAGCAAAACAGGGAGGACTTTAATGAATCAACAAAGTATGAAAAAAAAACGTAGGTGTATAGCCATAATATGCTGTTTGTTAATTGCTTTTACAGCAATTTTTCAACCAAATAGTACCACTAGTATCGAAGCTGCAACCGGCTATTATTTTACAGTAAATGGTACGGTGTTTGAATCCTACTCGAAATTACCGCTGACAACAGATACCAGTAATATACAGATAAGCGGTGCATCGGGAGTGGATATGTCGGATGCCAGTAATATACACTGGTTCGTAAATAATACGGATGTAACATCTGGAAATTCAGCGAATAATTCAAGTATAATTCATATAAAGGATATTAGTACAAACAAACTGCAGGCAAAACTTGAACGTGTGGGTCCAGGATATGCACAGGTAATGGTAACCTTTGAGAAGAACAACATAAACTACTCACTGTATCTTAACGTTGAAGTTGGTTTTGATATTGACCGCACGGATTTTATAAATGCTTTAAATTCCGGTAGTGCGGTACAAATTGATCGAAGTGTAATGTTATTTAAAGACTTAACTACTACGCAACAGATTAAATTAGTCTATTCACCGGTGGATAACGGTGTCAGCGGCTTGCAGTCTGATAATGCCAGCTTAAAATACAGTAGTTCAGACAAGAATGTTGCAGAAGTTGATTCTAAAGGAATCGTTAAGCCTGTGGGTGCAGGAGTTGCGATAATAACTGTCAGTACGAATAATGTTGCAGCGGATGTTTCCCAGTCGCCCATGAAAAAAACATTTAAAATAATTATAACTCCCAAAGCCGGAAAATTAACGGATTCAACACTGAGTACAAAGGTAGAGCAAATTACCGACCAATCCGTTACTTTTAAAACAAATGCAAAAGATCCTGCAAATTTGACGTGGAGAGTATATAAGAAATCAAGTACAGGTCTTAGCATTATTACACAAACAACAGGAGTTATTAATTATTATACAACTCCGGCAGCAGGTTCTACAGATTTTGGTACCCTCACTGTTGCAAATGCACAGGTAGGTGAGTACGTTTTTATGGGTTTTACGGATTCGATGTATATACCAAGTGATATCAGTCTTGACAATCAAGATTCTGTAGCGGTGCCTTATGTTAAAATCTATGTGGATTTCAGGCCGAAGGTACCTGCTTATTTAGTAATGAATGTAAATGATACCTATGACATGGCGAATGCTGCCGGTATTAAAGGAAATTCTGATTATACAATCACCAGCAGTAAGAATGACATTGCAGGTATAAGTAACGGAACCATATATGCAAAGAAAAGCGGTACCAGTGTAATAACTGTAAAAAACAACACTTCAGGATCATCTGAGATATATACTACAAATCTAACGGTAGTGGATGGAATATCTCTTAATATGACAGAAGCATATATCTATACTGCCGGTGAACTTCAGTTGCTGG from Anaerocolumna sp. AGMB13020 encodes the following:
- a CDS encoding YcxB family protein, yielding MEKLFENRYTMSKDRYISWAKNPVKKNKLNLIWYVLTIFIAITMIQAIISGDYLIIPFYLVLIVYCIYRSVFQTRMLFIKQYKANAATQGKSEWERIIRMSESIKVEDGNIKAQYQWEQVKEYYESKNDFIIVFKNGSGIRLDVEGFTQGTYNEFLVFIDSKCK
- a CDS encoding YebC/PmpR family DNA-binding transcriptional regulator, which gives rise to MSGHSKFANIKHKKEKNDAVKGKIFTKLGREIAVAVKEGGADPNSNNKLKDIIAKAKSNNMPNDTIDRSIKKAAGDANSVNYEFVTYEGYGPNGTAIIVEALTDNKNRTASNVRNAFTKGNGNVGTPGCVSFMFDRRGQIIIDKEEYDKEADDLMMLALDAGASDFNEEEDSYEILSDEDSFSAVREALENAGIPMAQAEVTMIPQTWVELTDDQDIKMMNRTLDLLDEDDDVQEVYHNWDE
- the argR gene encoding arginine repressor, whose translation is MKVGRQSKIIELISKNDIETQEDLADLLTQAGYNVTQATISRDIRELKLTKVAVDDGRQKYIVLNNTETGMSEKYVRVLREGFLSMDMAQNIIVIKTVSGMAMAVAAALDALHIQGIMGCIAGDDTLMCIIKTTEETIGVMEKLNKLINSKSL